GTTTCGCCCCCCACTAAGTCAATAACCATATCAAGGCTATCAATATTTTGTAGCCTGTGATCGAACTTATAATCTAACACCTCAGAAACACCCATTGATTTGACAAATTCTAAACCTTCTCCTGTAGCTGTAGCGATTACTTTTGCCCCTAGGTTTTTGGCCATTTGAACTAAAACATGACCAACTCCTCCTGCCGCACCATGTACTAAAATTGTTTGTCCAGCTTTTAAGTTTCCCTCCTGTAGCAATATTGTATAAGCTGTTGTCAATGGAATTGCTGCAGCTGCAGATTCCACAAAATCTAAATTTTTTGGCATTCTGCTAATAATAGATTCCTCTAAACTAACGTATTCACTGTATGTGTTGCCAAAAGTGGTTGCAAAAACTTTATCTCCCTTTTTAAATTTGGTAACTTTTTCACCGACTTTTTCAACAGTTCCTGCCACATCCAATCCTGGTATAAATGGAAATGATATGGGCATAAAATTTTTCATCTCCCCATTACGTAGTTTGATGTCTAAAGGGTTAACAGATACCGCCGATATTTTAATCATAACATCTTTGGCTCCGAGTTTAGGAAGACTTATCTCATTAAGATGTAAAACGGAGGAGTCTCCATAATTGTTGAATTGTATTACTTTCATACGATTTATTTATTTGAAATTCTGATACAAAGCTCTATATTTGGTATCAATTAGATACCAAAATACAGCAGTTTTTTTGGTTCTTTTTAGGATACAAAAAAATGGAAAACAACACTAAAAGACTAATAACCAGAGATGTACAGGACACTATTGACTTAATCGGTGGTAGATGGAGGGGCGCCATAATGGCATCTCTTTGCGGAACTCCAAAGAGATTTTCACAGATAAAAGCTGATTTGGATCCCATTACATCCCGTGTTCTCATAAAGGAATTACGTTATTTAGAGGAGAATAAAATGATAGAACGTATTGAAGGAGATCAGGCAGCTAACTCTGTACAATATATTACAAGCGAACATGGCAAAAGTATTGAACCACTTATTATTCATATTCAGCAATGGGCTTTAAAACATAGAGAAATCATTCTGAAAAAAAATAAATAATGGTTGATTTTAGAACAGTACTTCTAACCAAAACAATCATTGTCCTATTTTTAAGCTTCCTTTACTTAAGGTCTATATCAGTAACTGGAGGGAAGTTCTACTATCATCTTTCTAGTACGATTGAATTTTATTAGTTTCGATTTCCGAATTACAATGCAACTTCCAGCACATTCATATTCGAAATAGTTAGCTGATAAATATTATATATCATAAAACTACTAATTGCAATTAAAACAATAATTACATCAGGCCTGTCAGAAAAAAACAACTACCTGACGTAAGACCTAACTAAAATTAAACAGGTAACTCTACCATGTCACTACATATATCATTTAAAATTTATTTATATATAGTGACAATAACACCCAGTTATTGTTTTTAGTTAGTGTTTAGTAAAAAATGTGGGCTATTATAAATGGTCCACATTTTTTTATATAAGAGTTTAAATTTTTATATAAGAGTTTAAACATTTAAATAGTTTCTATCACTAATTTACCATTTCCCTATCTTTCAAACTCAGAAATTATTACACTACACTTATTTAAAAGCGGATAACATGGTTAGATCGCTCAAACTCGATTTTCTACAATTAAAAAACACAAACTTTTTTAAAGGTTTCCAGAACTTAAAATTCAGAGAATCAGGTGGCCTTTTTGCTACTTTTGCACCAATATATGGACGTCCTTGGACAAAGTTTTTTGAATCTATGTATTTGTTGAATTGATGAAAGAACTGCTGTCGTGAGATAGCAGTTCTATTTACCTCCTCCGGTCATCGACAAAAATTTGCTTCTATTCAATACCATTATCTGACGATGCAGTTCCTCCCGGATGTTGACATTTAAGAGATGGGATGACCGGAGAAGGAGCAACCATTGCGGCCTCTCCAGTTATTGGGATAACCAACACTGGATGAGGCTTTTTCATTATATTACGGCCATTAGCGTAGATTATAAAAATATCAGTCGGTTCATTTCTTTCTCTTATCTATTCTTTATATGGATAATGTTACTCCCAAAGTATAGAAAGCAATATGATAAAAATTAATAACCTATAGAACGGAATAAAACAGCTGAACAAATAATAACAAATCTTTTTCTAAAATACCTCAGTATAATATAGATAGTTCACGCTGCCTCCATATAAATAGCATGGTATTTGATATATTTTCATCAGTAAATCCACACAATTAAATAAACGCAAACAAATATGGAGACAAAACAGAATTCAAAACAGGACATTGCTAAGTTCTTAGGAGAACTTATCTCATTCAGGAACTCATTGAAGTTAACTCACTGGTCAATAACCGGTAAAGGCAGCTATGAGGCACATATTTCCCTGGATCAGGCCATAGATTCCCTAATCGATATTACGGATAGACTGGTTGAAACAACCTTTGCACTAGAAGGGACTTTGGATATCGTAATCCCTGAAACTTCAAAACCTACAAACTATATTAAATACATTGAGGATTACTATAAACAAGTGGAGAGCAATAGAGAAAAGCTGTTTAAAGAAACTTTCTCTCAATCGATAATAGATGATGCACAAGAAGCAATCCAACAATTGTTGTTCCGATTAAAGCGATTAGAATAAAAAATCTAAGGCCGTTATGTATCAACCATATCGCTAACAGAAAACAATTGGGCTTATATTACTAAAATAGCTTATATTACTAAAATAATTGGACCCAATTGTTTTCGCTGTTTAATTTTAGATGCCAATCTTCCAACGTATAAAATTTGGTTTGTCACTATCGATTGAAATGATACACGAAAATAACATCCCCAACATATGCTGGTTTCTCCTCTCCTTTAATGAAAAGTTTTGCCTGGATAACGGCTTTAACCGTTCCTCTTAAATTTAATATAGATTTAGCCGTTGCCTGAAGCCGTACTTCGCTGTTAACAGGTACCGCCTGTCCAAATTTGAAATTTTCTATTCCATAATTGATTTCCATTTTAACATTCCGTACATCGGCAAGTTGCTTCCATAAATATGGGATAAGTGATAAAGTTAAATAGCCATGAGCGATTGTCGATCCAAAGGGTCCCTCGTTTTTTGCTTTTTGCTCATTGACATGGATCCATTGGAAGTCACGTGTCGATTCTGCAAACCTAGTTATTTGCTGCTGATCAATCTGATGCCAATTGGAAACCCCAATATTCATTCCTTCATAAGCTTTATATTCTTCAAAACTGTTAATAATTACCATTGCCATTTAGATTTATCTGGTTCACATGATCCGTTTAAAATTGACATAAATTTAGAAAATTCCACAACCTAATAATAGTACATGAGGTATGGAATAAACGCTCGATTATTTGACCAGGAAATTTTCTCAGCGCAATTTAATAGAGGTCTATATTCCTATTGTATCCGTTGAACGAGTAAATTTCTTTCATAAAAATGGATTACAATACTCACCATTAACTATGCAAATGGCCAGATTAGTTTTTTTTAAGAGATAACCACATGGTAATCAAACTAAAGACCATACTCATCAAAAGTAAATATCAATCTGATTTGTATAGCTTCAGCATGTGACAATTTTAAAAAAACTCACGCTTTCCCGATCTTTGTTAAAATTAGAAATAAAACTGTCACTATCATTTTGTTCATGATTGATCAAAGGTTTCAATAAGCTGTCTTTAGGGACTATGTTTCCATTTTTTTCCATATCAGTCTATTTTTACTGGCAATGGCTGTTTCCATTCACCTCTTATCACAGCGGCTTTTGATCCATATAAACGCACGATATAATTGAATCTACCCTTTAAAGGCATGGTAACCAATTAGTCTCCTTATCTGCTCCAGGAGATATAGCTTGTAAATATAGCGTTAGACTTCCATCGTGATTATATTTACTAACACTTTGAGAACATTTAAAAACCAATAGCATCTATAATTTCCTCAAGTTTAGGAGCAGAAAATCAATTTTAAATTAAAGTATCTCCCCTTCTTCTACTTTTATGCCTTTATCCATAAAATGCTACTACTTATAGAAGTTAATCTCTCTGATAATATCCATACCGACAGAACTTTTTCGCAATACAGTTTTCAGATTGTGTAATGAAGAAACATTTGTTAGATTACTAAATGTTCAGAGTAATAATCTTTATCCCACCAAGCTCTTCAGATCACATAGCTAAAAAAGCATGGATCTATCAGCATCGTAGAATTATAATAAAATAAATATAAGGAAAGAAAATGCCAGCTATTATGAATAAATAGCTGGCCGCTAACTAAACGTCAATCATAGAACAATAATGGGAGAATTATTGTCTAAACAAACACATATGATTTAATACGCAAATGTACTTAAATGATCATTGCTGGGAATTGTCAAAATCTGTAAAATGATTTTGATTTTCCATAATTACATCCAATAAAAGCAATTATCTTTTTTATTAATTATTAAAGTATTTTTTCAAAGCTGATCACATTTTAAAATTAGCAAATTTCGTTTTGGCCCTTATATTTATTCGGCAACGCAACGTAATGGGAAACCAAATGTACGTCCCTGAGATGTAACCTTACCATTACTATGGACTGTCCCACCATTATTTGAAACCTCCGTAGATGTCCAATAATTGGTTCCTCCCCCTCTGTATTCCAATCCTCCATTCGAAGCATTTCTGTCTCCCGGTACCGGAAAACTCATCATTACATTTCGGTTCCATTTGCTTGTCAATACAAATGCAGCACTGAAGTTTGAAGCTGACTCTGTCCAGTTCCCAATTCTACTGTATTTGGTTGCATTAACCAGTTTTTCCCATTCTTTACTCGTAGGTACCCGGTAGCCAGAAGGACAAGGGTCTTTGGCTGTTTTCACTGGTTTATCCTGCGAACCACTATTCCAGGAACCATTTGCCGCTGAACTTGTACTCCATCCGGAAATAGCACCTGTTTGTGTATCCGCATTCGCAACTGGACTGCTTTTTCCCCACTGATAATAGTTTCCATGGAGCCCTTTAACTGAAGGATTTTGATCTGGATTAAGTGAAGTGTTAGCTCCCATATTATGCCTCATCCAAATTACTCCCCGGATTCGGACAGCACTCTGATTGTTATGTGTCAACAAAATATCAGCAGGGGTAATATTCAATTTGAGATTATATTTTATACCGGGAGCAAAGGAAAGACCGGTTAACGCATCACTAGGAACATTGTAGGCTATTTCTCCGATTTTTATCTTGTTTAAGATAAATTTCCCAGAATTTGTCGCTGCGTTTAGGACTGTTGGTGCAGCTGTAATAGATGCTTGTCCAGTACTGCCAATTGCCGGAAACGCCACTGTAACCGTATCTACTGTTCCGCTCCGTTCAATACTCCCATCGGCAAGCTTCATATTTGCTGTAGGATAGTGAGAATCTAATCCTGCGCTTATTTCCATAATATTATAACCCGTTAATGAAGCATCGACTGTAACAGTAATCTGACTTAGCGTATGTTTGAGGACAATGTTTAAATAATTCTCTCCACTTGTAATGGTTTTGGTCTCGCTAAAATACATCAAATCACTTTTCCCATCAACGGCCAAACTGGTTGCAGAGAGATCGTCTTTCGATACAACCGGGAGATCTGTTTCACTATTTATAGAATAAGCGACAAAGGTATATTGCACTCCCTCATCTAAAAGTAGCGATTCTGATTCTGATTCCTCCTCTCGGACATAATCCCGTTCGGTAACATAATGTCCATCAGCATCATAAACAATTAACTTATACCGAACTGCTTTTGCAAGTGGACCTGTTTCTTTAGCTGCGCGTAACATGTTATTCGCTGCGGCTTTAATAATTCCCGGTTCCGTCTGTTCAATAGCTTGGGATTCTGATACAACAGCTTCAACAAAAAGATCATTACCAAGTTTAAATTCTCGAACTTGCTGCCCGGAACTTTTCATTCCTGCTCTCCCCAATTTGGCTACTTGCGAATCAGCAAAAACACTACCTTTCAAACTAATAAAGACCTTCGCCTTCCCTTCATGTATCTCTTCAGAATTATCAACTCTCTTACAGGACGATATCATTAAATTTATAAACATGAGACAGATTATCCCAAATGTACAACCGAACTGTGAAAAAGAAACTATCTTCTTGATTTTCATAATAAATTTATTAAAATGTAATTTTCTAAGGCTTAGCAGAGAAATTCGGCCAAACCATTTTTTATACTTGCCTACCAATTGGAATCTCCAGAAGCATCATTTCCAGTTTGCCATTCTTGAGATGCACTTCCATCCTCCGCTGTCGGTCTAACCGATCCCGCGGCAATCCCCTGTTCCAATTCAATGTTCTCTACCCCTATAAGTTGTGGGGCTACATACTTTAGTTTTTTCTCGTGTTCTTTCATAATTTTAAACCTTTAATCAAGATTAAAGCTGCAATAAATCAGTTAATTTTTATACTATTAAAATTATTAACATTAAAAATTAATACCCAGTAATTTCGCTTACTAAAATCTTTAAAATAGTTATCAAAATCCGACACATAACTCTCAATGCCAATTATTTACACCAAACAATCACATCTTATTCCTTTTGACTGCGCAGCTAACCTATAATTAACTTACAATTCAATTGATCGTGTCGCACTCCGTTATTCACAGATTTTTACATGTTTGTTTATTGAAATAAATTAGATCCTGACAAATAGTCTAATCGTTGTTAATGATTGTTTTCTTATATTTAAGTGATTTTGAAAGGATAATATATTAGTATTTTTAAATCAATTTACTATCCTTTCAATCCCAT
The window above is part of the Sphingobacterium sp. ML3W genome. Proteins encoded here:
- a CDS encoding NADP-dependent oxidoreductase gives rise to the protein MKVIQFNNYGDSSVLHLNEISLPKLGAKDVMIKISAVSVNPLDIKLRNGEMKNFMPISFPFIPGLDVAGTVEKVGEKVTKFKKGDKVFATTFGNTYSEYVSLEESIISRMPKNLDFVESAAAAIPLTTAYTILLQEGNLKAGQTILVHGAAGGVGHVLVQMAKNLGAKVIATATGEGLEFVKSMGVSEVLDYKFDHRLQNIDSLDMVIDLVGGETHFQSYNKLKPRGILLSTVMPGSEELANKFGITTKFVNAVPDSKKLDFGVKYIENGNIKIKVFRKFSLTDAAVAQDFVGQERILGKVVLEIIEP
- a CDS encoding fimbrillin family protein; its protein translation is MKIKKIVSFSQFGCTFGIICLMFINLMISSCKRVDNSEEIHEGKAKVFISLKGSVFADSQVAKLGRAGMKSSGQQVREFKLGNDLFVEAVVSESQAIEQTEPGIIKAAANNMLRAAKETGPLAKAVRYKLIVYDADGHYVTERDYVREEESESESLLLDEGVQYTFVAYSINSETDLPVVSKDDLSATSLAVDGKSDLMYFSETKTITSGENYLNIVLKHTLSQITVTVDASLTGYNIMEISAGLDSHYPTANMKLADGSIERSGTVDTVTVAFPAIGSTGQASITAAPTVLNAATNSGKFILNKIKIGEIAYNVPSDALTGLSFAPGIKYNLKLNITPADILLTHNNQSAVRIRGVIWMRHNMGANTSLNPDQNPSVKGLHGNYYQWGKSSPVANADTQTGAISGWSTSSAANGSWNSGSQDKPVKTAKDPCPSGYRVPTSKEWEKLVNATKYSRIGNWTESASNFSAAFVLTSKWNRNVMMSFPVPGDRNASNGGLEYRGGGTNYWTSTEVSNNGGTVHSNGKVTSQGRTFGFPLRCVAE
- a CDS encoding helix-turn-helix domain-containing protein, which codes for MENNTKRLITRDVQDTIDLIGGRWRGAIMASLCGTPKRFSQIKADLDPITSRVLIKELRYLEENKMIERIEGDQAANSVQYITSEHGKSIEPLIIHIQQWALKHREIILKKNK
- a CDS encoding MaoC family dehydratase produces the protein MVIINSFEEYKAYEGMNIGVSNWHQIDQQQITRFAESTRDFQWIHVNEQKAKNEGPFGSTIAHGYLTLSLIPYLWKQLADVRNVKMEINYGIENFKFGQAVPVNSEVRLQATAKSILNLRGTVKAVIQAKLFIKGEEKPAYVGDVIFVYHFNR
- a CDS encoding DUF5856 family protein, yielding METKQNSKQDIAKFLGELISFRNSLKLTHWSITGKGSYEAHISLDQAIDSLIDITDRLVETTFALEGTLDIVIPETSKPTNYIKYIEDYYKQVESNREKLFKETFSQSIIDDAQEAIQQLLFRLKRLE